The following proteins are co-located in the Halococcus salsus genome:
- a CDS encoding ABC transporter permease, producing MSRWGYFFRRLVLAIPVVVFGTTITFVMVRLGPIDPAAAIVGMGDPSGLARVRRNLGLNQPLWKQYIEYMVDMFTFNLGQSWVIQPGVPAYDLVVSYAPRTIWLGFWSVLIALFVGIPLGFYAGLNPNTAGDYFASFGGIVWRAMPNFWLAIILVAVLTNSGQFFAGFDWSNWLISTDVVTPPNLNFLANPLGAITNPTDWWIRGGGDGSFLAALKVIAPAAIVLGSASMGNEMRIGRTAVLETINSEYVETARAKGVSGRSIVWKHVFRNALIPLVPIITGEAFLLIGGSVLVESVFAINGIGMLFLQAAKNADLPLVGALMFIFILITVFANILQDLLYTLIDPRVGYENE from the coding sequence ATGAGTCGGTGGGGCTATTTCTTCCGACGGCTGGTGTTGGCCATTCCGGTCGTGGTGTTCGGTACCACGATCACGTTCGTGATGGTGCGGCTGGGACCGATCGACCCGGCGGCGGCGATCGTCGGGATGGGCGACCCGTCGGGCCTCGCACGGGTCCGACGGAACCTCGGACTGAACCAGCCGCTCTGGAAGCAGTATATCGAGTATATGGTGGATATGTTCACCTTCAATCTCGGTCAATCGTGGGTGATTCAGCCCGGTGTTCCGGCCTACGACCTCGTGGTGAGCTACGCGCCCCGGACGATTTGGCTCGGGTTCTGGTCGGTGCTGATCGCGCTGTTCGTCGGGATCCCGCTCGGGTTCTACGCCGGCCTCAATCCCAACACCGCCGGGGATTATTTCGCCTCCTTCGGCGGGATCGTCTGGCGTGCGATGCCGAACTTCTGGCTCGCCATCATCCTCGTCGCGGTGCTCACCAACTCCGGGCAGTTCTTCGCCGGCTTCGATTGGTCGAACTGGCTGATCTCGACCGATGTCGTGACGCCACCGAACCTCAACTTCCTCGCCAACCCGCTCGGTGCGATCACGAACCCGACCGATTGGTGGATCAGGGGTGGCGGTGATGGCTCGTTCCTCGCGGCGCTCAAGGTGATAGCCCCCGCGGCGATCGTGCTCGGTTCGGCCTCGATGGGCAACGAGATGCGGATCGGTCGGACCGCGGTGCTCGAAACCATCAACTCCGAGTACGTCGAGACCGCCCGCGCGAAGGGCGTCTCCGGCCGATCGATCGTCTGGAAACACGTCTTCCGGAACGCGCTGATCCCACTCGTCCCGATCATCACGGGTGAGGCGTTCCTCCTGATCGGCGGGTCCGTTCTGGTCGAGTCGGTGTTCGCGATCAACGGGATCGGGATGCTGTTCCTCCAGGCGGCGAAGAACGCCGACCTGCCGCTGGTCGGCGCGCTGATGTTCATCTTCATCCTGATAACGGTGTTCGCGAACATCCTCCAAGACCTGCTGTACACCCTCATCGACCCGCGCGTCGGTTACGAAAACGAGTAA
- a CDS encoding ABC transporter substrate-binding protein — MTKDTKQTRRRFLKATGGVAAGAALAGCSSGSGDGSGNNSSGGGGGNNSGGGDTSAGNQSGGNQSAGQQTQSIEADPSQTLQMVNDTITTFDPVAATDTASGRVIQNLFDGLMNYPNGNVEVESQLASDFSVSDDNTTYTFQLKDATFHNGDSVTAQDFIYAWERLAASSNSSRAYFILDSVNVQHETTTQDGEEVYKPNSLALEAPDEKTLEVTLESPFHSTLEMFAYTSFAAVPEGIVGDIEGYEGEMNYQQFSSQNPVGAGPFQFDNYNSGTAVDVTRFDDYHGGRASIAGIHWQVISQSSTAYQYSQGKNSDVISMPTAQYDPSKVNVQRGPDDAGRKFGTYGPMENGETANYLSVPTVDVYYLGFNMAKVPKPVRQAFAYVANQQQVTEQVFKGRGTPAYHFTPPTIYPGGAKQYDQHAKQNYPYGYNQTQVPQATQVMEDAGYNGNNTFQLQWTQYEDDTWLSLGKLFRDQLQAAHIDMQIQQADFSTMLERGRNGQLEVYTLGWVADWPAPDNFLQLLNPPQTDTSQSDPISYINWTGENGDAAQQASSAWEKVSNNQAPTDQAESTRDEAYVTMEEANWEDVGMLPLYHQLDERLWYDWVDIPPFGGMSGSRQMFNDVKIASQRG; from the coding sequence ATGACTAAGGATACCAAACAGACGCGGCGTCGGTTCCTGAAGGCCACGGGTGGCGTGGCCGCCGGGGCGGCCCTCGCCGGCTGTTCGAGCGGCAGCGGTGACGGAAGCGGGAACAACAGTAGCGGCGGTGGCGGCGGCAACAACAGCGGTGGCGGGGACACCAGCGCCGGCAACCAGTCCGGTGGGAATCAGAGCGCCGGTCAGCAAACCCAGTCCATCGAGGCTGACCCCTCCCAGACCCTTCAGATGGTCAACGACACCATCACGACGTTCGACCCGGTCGCCGCGACCGACACCGCGAGCGGCAGGGTCATCCAGAACCTGTTCGACGGGCTGATGAACTATCCGAACGGCAACGTGGAGGTCGAATCCCAGCTCGCGTCGGATTTCAGCGTCTCGGACGACAACACCACCTACACCTTCCAGCTGAAGGACGCCACGTTCCACAACGGCGACTCGGTCACGGCACAGGACTTCATCTACGCGTGGGAGCGCCTCGCGGCCTCCTCGAACTCCAGCCGGGCGTACTTCATCCTCGACTCGGTCAACGTCCAGCACGAGACCACGACCCAGGATGGCGAGGAGGTCTACAAGCCGAACTCGTTGGCGCTCGAAGCGCCGGACGAGAAGACCCTCGAAGTCACCCTCGAATCCCCGTTCCACTCGACGCTGGAGATGTTCGCCTACACCTCGTTCGCGGCGGTCCCCGAGGGGATCGTCGGCGACATCGAGGGCTACGAAGGCGAGATGAACTACCAGCAGTTCTCGAGTCAGAACCCCGTCGGTGCGGGTCCGTTCCAGTTCGACAACTACAACTCGGGGACCGCAGTCGACGTCACCCGGTTCGACGACTACCACGGCGGGAGGGCGTCGATCGCGGGCATCCACTGGCAGGTCATCTCGCAGTCGTCGACGGCGTATCAGTACTCTCAGGGCAAGAACTCGGACGTCATCTCGATGCCGACCGCGCAGTACGACCCGAGCAAGGTCAACGTCCAGCGCGGCCCCGACGATGCCGGTCGGAAGTTCGGCACGTACGGGCCGATGGAGAACGGCGAGACGGCGAACTACCTCAGCGTCCCGACGGTCGACGTCTACTACCTCGGGTTCAACATGGCGAAGGTGCCCAAACCCGTTCGGCAGGCCTTCGCCTACGTCGCCAACCAACAGCAGGTGACCGAACAGGTGTTCAAGGGTCGTGGCACCCCAGCCTACCACTTCACGCCACCGACCATCTACCCCGGCGGCGCGAAACAGTACGACCAGCACGCGAAGCAGAACTACCCCTACGGTTACAACCAGACCCAGGTGCCACAGGCGACCCAGGTCATGGAGGACGCCGGCTACAACGGGAACAACACGTTCCAACTGCAGTGGACCCAGTACGAGGACGACACGTGGCTCTCGCTCGGGAAGCTGTTCCGCGACCAGCTCCAGGCCGCCCACATCGACATGCAGATCCAGCAGGCGGACTTCTCGACCATGCTCGAACGCGGGCGCAACGGCCAGCTCGAAGTCTACACCCTCGGTTGGGTGGCTGACTGGCCCGCGCCGGACAACTTCCTCCAGCTCCTGAACCCACCACAGACCGACACCTCGCAGTCGGACCCGATCTCCTACATCAACTGGACGGGGGAGAACGGCGATGCGGCCCAACAGGCGTCCAGCGCGTGGGAAAAGGTCTCGAACAACCAGGCACCAACTGACCAAGCCGAAAGCACTCGTGACGAGGCTTACGTCACGATGGAGGAGGCGAACTGGGAGGACGTCGGCATGCTCCCGCTCTATCACCAGCTCGACGAACGCCTCTGGTACGACTGGGTCGACATCCCACCGTTCGGCGGGATGAGCGGCAGTCGTCAGATGTTCAACGACGTCAAGATCGCTTCCCAGCGCGGGTAA
- a CDS encoding DUF7556 family protein yields the protein MTPDTAGLATASTAEDVMASVDDDGAVRRFVVADISRDDAWVALPLCEAAPLAEWR from the coding sequence ATGACGCCGGATACGGCCGGTCTGGCGACAGCCAGCACGGCGGAGGACGTCATGGCCTCGGTCGACGACGACGGTGCGGTGCGGCGGTTCGTCGTCGCCGACATCTCCCGCGACGACGCGTGGGTGGCGCTGCCGCTTTGCGAGGCCGCACCGCTCGCGGAGTGGCGATGA
- a CDS encoding 2'-5' RNA ligase family protein: MYSLNVPVPGEVKRLAAELRPRLMAFERIRERHSLLVKRFESADHRRLSKRVRRALAGAPAVEARIATIESFDDPVRGPGPVVYLAAESPGLVGIHDRLVERFDAVPELEGSEYVPHVTLARGGSAEAAEALRDVDIDPIEWVVPELVVYDAVHRERVSRVSLPTSD, encoded by the coding sequence GTGTACAGCCTCAACGTCCCGGTTCCCGGCGAGGTGAAGCGCCTCGCGGCCGAGCTTCGGCCCCGACTGATGGCGTTCGAACGCATCCGTGAGCGCCACTCGCTGTTGGTGAAGCGCTTCGAGTCCGCGGACCACCGGCGGCTCTCGAAGCGGGTTCGTCGGGCGCTCGCCGGCGCGCCGGCCGTCGAGGCTCGTATCGCGACCATCGAGTCGTTCGACGACCCGGTTCGCGGTCCGGGGCCGGTGGTCTACCTCGCCGCCGAGAGCCCGGGATTGGTCGGGATCCACGACCGACTCGTCGAACGCTTCGACGCGGTCCCCGAACTCGAGGGGTCGGAGTACGTTCCGCACGTCACCCTCGCCCGTGGCGGGTCGGCGGAAGCGGCCGAGGCGCTTCGTGACGTCGATATCGACCCGATCGAGTGGGTCGTTCCCGAACTCGTCGTCTACGATGCCGTCCACCGCGAGCGCGTCAGTCGCGTCTCGCTGCCGACGTCGGACTGA
- a CDS encoding argininosuccinate synthase has protein sequence MTHDTTPDSTDRVALAFSGGLDTTVCVPLLEEEYGYDEVVGVTVDVGQPTKEFAEAEETAEALDLEHYVVDAKDAFADTCLDAVRANATYQGYPLGTALARPVIAEAILDVALENDCSALAHGCTGKGNDQLRFEAVWRDSELDVIAPVRELGLTREVEQEYADERDLPVEGGNAGAWSIDTNLWSRSVEGSELEEPNYVPPEDIYDWTQSPSGETELLELEFEDGYPVALDGEAMDPIELIEELNEVAGSHGVGRTDLMEDRMLGLKVRENYEHPAATVLLNAHEALESLVLTKEERSFKKGIDHEWAEKAYEGLLAAPLVDALDGFIDSTQERVTGTVTIKLDGGQARAVGRESEYGVYSAAAASFNTADVGGGIEQADATGVAKYHGFQSRLASRVMESAESAKPLADGGAEDDESGDE, from the coding sequence ATGACACACGACACGACACCCGATTCGACCGACCGCGTCGCGCTCGCCTTCTCCGGCGGGCTGGATACCACCGTCTGCGTCCCGCTCCTCGAAGAGGAGTACGGCTACGACGAGGTAGTCGGCGTCACCGTCGACGTCGGCCAGCCCACGAAGGAGTTCGCCGAAGCAGAAGAAACCGCCGAGGCGCTCGACCTCGAACACTACGTGGTCGACGCGAAGGACGCGTTCGCCGACACCTGTCTCGACGCCGTCCGCGCCAACGCCACCTACCAGGGCTATCCCCTCGGGACGGCGCTCGCTCGGCCCGTGATCGCCGAGGCCATCCTCGACGTGGCGCTCGAAAACGACTGTAGCGCGCTCGCGCACGGCTGTACCGGCAAGGGTAACGACCAACTCAGGTTCGAGGCCGTCTGGCGCGACTCCGAACTCGACGTGATCGCGCCGGTCCGCGAGCTCGGTCTCACCCGCGAGGTCGAACAGGAGTACGCCGACGAGCGCGACCTGCCCGTGGAGGGCGGCAACGCCGGCGCGTGGAGCATCGACACCAACCTCTGGAGCCGCTCGGTCGAGGGCTCCGAACTCGAGGAACCGAACTACGTCCCGCCCGAGGACATCTACGACTGGACCCAGTCCCCGAGCGGTGAGACCGAACTCCTCGAACTCGAGTTCGAGGACGGCTACCCGGTGGCGCTCGACGGCGAGGCGATGGACCCGATCGAGCTCATCGAGGAACTCAACGAGGTCGCCGGGAGCCACGGCGTCGGCCGGACCGACCTGATGGAGGACCGGATGCTCGGGCTCAAAGTCAGGGAGAACTACGAGCACCCGGCCGCCACGGTCCTGTTGAACGCCCACGAGGCGCTCGAATCGCTCGTGCTCACGAAGGAGGAACGGAGCTTCAAGAAGGGGATCGACCACGAGTGGGCCGAGAAGGCCTACGAAGGGCTGCTCGCCGCGCCGCTGGTCGACGCCCTCGATGGCTTCATCGACTCGACCCAGGAACGCGTTACTGGCACCGTCACGATAAAACTCGACGGCGGCCAGGCCCGCGCGGTCGGTCGCGAGAGCGAGTACGGCGTCTACTCGGCCGCCGCAGCCTCGTTCAACACCGCCGACGTCGGCGGCGGCATCGAGCAGGCCGACGCCACCGGAGTAGCCAAGTACCACGGCTTCCAGTCGCGGCTCGCGAGCCGCGTGATGGAGTCGGCCGAATCCGCGAAACCCCTCGCCGACGGCGGGGCGGAAGACGACGAGAGCGGGGACGAGTGA
- the argH gene encoding argininosuccinate lyase, with protein MSEESDVVRGERFSGGPARGFLSSMVADERIFRADLAVDRAHVVMLDEQGVVDEESAGSILDGLAAVEEAGYDQLSGEDVHAAIESAVIDCIGPDGGRMHTARSRNDEVATCIRYRFREDLLDTVDATLALRSALLESAREHTETLMPGYTHRQPAQPTTVGHLLASYEQAFARDTERLVAAYDRTNRSPLGAAAFAGTPFEVDRERTADLLGFDGLVENSMDAVSTRDFLVEGASALASLAVSLSGLATDLVEFASDGYLDVHDDYASTSSIMPQKKNPDSLELVRACAGDANAGLNGLLTTLKGLPRAYNRDLQTATPHAWDSVDAVVPATEVAAGAVATARWEREALADAASAGFSTATGVADLLAMAGLPFRTAHEILALAAEDIENGAAVEYETVATAAEAVLDDSLDTYVEREAVERALDPEASVASRDSFGGPAPASVEAALGRREAGVDEDEDALADRRAQLDGAAEALEREVARRG; from the coding sequence ATGAGCGAGGAGAGCGACGTGGTGCGGGGCGAGCGCTTCAGCGGCGGCCCCGCCCGCGGCTTCCTCTCCTCGATGGTCGCCGACGAACGGATCTTCCGTGCGGACCTCGCGGTCGACCGCGCCCACGTCGTGATGCTCGACGAACAGGGGGTCGTCGACGAGGAGAGCGCGGGGTCGATCCTCGATGGCCTCGCCGCGGTCGAGGAGGCAGGCTACGACCAGCTTTCGGGCGAGGACGTCCACGCCGCCATCGAGTCGGCGGTCATCGACTGCATCGGCCCCGACGGTGGCCGGATGCACACCGCACGGAGCCGCAACGACGAGGTGGCGACCTGCATCCGCTACCGGTTCCGCGAGGACCTGCTCGATACCGTCGACGCGACCCTCGCCCTCCGTTCGGCGCTGCTCGAGAGCGCACGCGAGCACACGGAGACCCTGATGCCCGGCTACACCCACCGCCAACCCGCCCAGCCCACCACCGTCGGCCACCTCCTCGCCTCCTACGAGCAGGCGTTCGCGCGGGACACCGAGCGGCTGGTGGCGGCCTACGACCGCACGAACCGCTCGCCGCTCGGCGCGGCGGCCTTCGCGGGCACGCCCTTCGAGGTCGACCGCGAGCGTACCGCCGACCTCCTCGGCTTCGATGGGCTCGTCGAGAACTCGATGGACGCGGTCTCGACGCGGGACTTCCTGGTCGAGGGCGCGAGCGCGCTCGCTTCCTTGGCCGTGTCGCTCTCGGGGCTCGCCACCGACCTCGTGGAGTTCGCGAGCGACGGCTACCTCGACGTCCACGACGACTACGCCTCGACCTCCTCGATCATGCCCCAGAAGAAGAACCCCGACTCGCTCGAACTCGTTCGGGCCTGTGCGGGCGACGCGAATGCGGGACTGAACGGGCTGCTGACCACACTGAAGGGGCTCCCACGGGCGTACAACCGCGACCTCCAGACCGCGACGCCCCACGCGTGGGATAGCGTCGACGCCGTCGTTCCCGCGACCGAGGTGGCCGCCGGCGCGGTGGCGACCGCGAGGTGGGAGCGGGAGGCGCTCGCCGACGCCGCCAGTGCGGGGTTCTCGACCGCGACCGGCGTCGCGGACCTGCTCGCGATGGCGGGGCTCCCTTTCAGAACTGCCCACGAGATCCTCGCCCTCGCCGCCGAAGACATCGAGAACGGTGCAGCCGTCGAGTACGAAACGGTCGCGACCGCCGCGGAGGCGGTGCTCGACGACTCGCTCGACACCTACGTCGAGCGCGAGGCGGTCGAGCGCGCGCTCGACCCCGAGGCCAGCGTGGCGAGCCGCGACTCGTTCGGCGGTCCCGCCCCCGCGTCCGTCGAAGCCGCGCTCGGCCGGCGCGAGGCGGGGGTCGACGAGGACGAGGACGCGCTCGCCGACCGGCGCGCGCAGCTCGACGGCGCTGCCGAAGCACTCGAACGGGAGGTGGCCCGACGTGGCTGA
- the lysW gene encoding lysine biosynthesis protein LysW, with protein MATCPECGGDVTLYDDAEVGEILDCGTCGSELEVVETDPATLETAPELEEDWGE; from the coding sequence ATGGCAACCTGTCCGGAATGCGGCGGCGACGTGACGCTGTACGACGACGCCGAAGTCGGCGAGATCCTCGACTGTGGGACCTGTGGGAGCGAGCTCGAAGTGGTCGAGACCGACCCCGCGACGCTCGAGACCGCCCCCGAGCTCGAAGAGGACTGGGGGGAGTGA
- the lysX gene encoding lysine biosynthesis protein LysX — protein sequence MNIGVLYSRIRRDEKLLLSELRERGHEVTKVDVRDLRFGLSEPPAAFEGVDLVVDRCLATSRSTYATRFLDSYGIPVINSADTAEVCADKVKNSLALASAGVPTPTTEVAFTKDAALETIEDFGYPCVLKPVIGSWGRLMAKIDSRDAAEAILEHKATLGHYEHKVFYVQEFVEKPGRDIRVLTTDGDPVAAEARSSDHWLTNASKGAEATAFELDDEARDLVARASDAVGGGLLGVDLMETGDSYTVHEVNHTVEFKALAEATDVDVPARVVDWLETKVAADSATVTAP from the coding sequence GTGAACATCGGCGTGCTCTACTCGCGCATCCGGCGCGACGAGAAGCTCCTGCTCTCGGAGCTCCGGGAGCGCGGCCACGAGGTCACGAAGGTCGACGTCCGCGACCTGCGTTTCGGCCTCTCCGAGCCGCCGGCGGCGTTCGAGGGCGTCGACCTCGTCGTGGACCGATGTCTCGCGACCAGCCGGAGCACGTACGCGACGCGGTTCCTCGATTCGTACGGTATCCCCGTGATCAACAGCGCCGACACCGCCGAGGTCTGCGCCGACAAGGTGAAGAACAGCCTCGCGCTCGCGAGCGCGGGCGTTCCGACACCCACCACCGAGGTCGCGTTCACGAAGGACGCGGCGCTCGAAACCATCGAGGACTTCGGCTATCCCTGTGTCCTCAAACCCGTCATCGGGTCGTGGGGTCGGCTGATGGCGAAGATCGACTCCCGGGACGCCGCCGAGGCGATCCTCGAACACAAAGCCACGCTGGGCCACTACGAGCACAAGGTGTTCTACGTCCAGGAGTTCGTCGAGAAACCCGGGCGCGACATCCGGGTTTTGACGACAGACGGCGACCCCGTCGCCGCGGAGGCGCGCTCGTCGGACCACTGGCTCACCAACGCCTCGAAAGGGGCCGAGGCAACGGCGTTCGAACTCGACGACGAGGCCCGCGACCTCGTGGCCCGCGCGAGCGACGCCGTCGGCGGCGGCCTCCTCGGGGTGGACCTGATGGAGACCGGCGATTCATACACCGTGCACGAGGTGAATCACACGGTGGAGTTCAAGGCGCTCGCCGAGGCCACCGACGTCGACGTGCCCGCGCGCGTGGTCGACTGGCTCGAAACCAAGGTCGCGGCCGACTCCGCGACGGTGACCGCACCGTGA
- the argC gene encoding N-acetyl-gamma-glutamyl-phosphate reductase: protein MTKTASVVGASGFTGGELLRLIDSHPEFELEEATSREYTNKTLGSVHPNLRGIDQRFSDPTDLASVDVLFAATPHGVSMEHIDAFQEAADTVVDLSADFRLESEEQYDEWYDGHTRPELLDESVYALPERHRDELPGASLIAAGGCNATATVLGLGPLFDGGILSGDERIVVDVKVGSSEGGAGGGNASSHPERSGVVRPYAPTGHRHEAEIVQAFGCNVAFTAHAVDMVRGASATCHVFPENPVSTGDLWSAFRESYDDEPFVRLVAGGTGVYRYPEPKAVAGTNHAEVGFELDPSNKRIVVFSAIDNMMKGSAGQAIQAANVAFGYDETAGLDFQGLHPVGTP from the coding sequence ATGACGAAGACCGCGTCGGTGGTCGGCGCGAGCGGGTTCACCGGTGGCGAGCTCCTTCGCCTCATCGACTCACACCCCGAGTTCGAACTCGAAGAAGCCACTAGCCGCGAGTACACCAACAAGACTCTTGGCTCGGTCCACCCGAACCTCCGGGGGATCGACCAGCGCTTCAGCGACCCCACCGACCTCGCGAGCGTCGACGTGCTGTTCGCCGCGACGCCACACGGCGTGTCGATGGAGCACATCGACGCCTTCCAAGAGGCTGCCGACACGGTGGTGGACCTGAGCGCGGACTTTCGACTGGAGAGTGAAGAACAGTACGACGAGTGGTACGACGGGCACACGCGCCCCGAACTCCTCGACGAGTCGGTCTACGCGCTCCCCGAGCGCCATCGCGACGAGCTTCCGGGGGCTTCCCTGATCGCGGCGGGCGGCTGCAACGCCACCGCCACGGTTCTCGGGCTGGGGCCGCTGTTCGACGGGGGGATCCTCTCAGGCGACGAGCGGATCGTGGTCGACGTCAAGGTTGGCTCGTCGGAAGGCGGTGCCGGCGGCGGGAACGCCTCCTCGCATCCCGAACGATCGGGCGTCGTGCGCCCCTACGCGCCGACCGGCCACCGTCACGAAGCCGAGATCGTCCAGGCGTTCGGGTGTAACGTCGCGTTCACCGCCCACGCGGTCGACATGGTTCGCGGAGCGTCGGCGACGTGTCACGTCTTCCCCGAGAATCCGGTGTCGACGGGCGACCTCTGGAGTGCGTTTCGAGAGTCCTACGACGACGAACCGTTCGTACGGCTCGTGGCCGGCGGCACAGGAGTATATCGCTACCCCGAACCCAAGGCGGTCGCGGGGACCAATCACGCCGAGGTCGGCTTCGAGCTCGACCCGAGTAACAAACGAATCGTGGTGTTTTCGGCCATCGACAACATGATGAAAGGTTCTGCAGGGCAAGCGATACAGGCGGCGAACGTCGCGTTCGGCTACGACGAAACGGCCGGCCTCGACTTTCAGGGGCTCCACCCCGTGGGGACGCCATGA
- a CDS encoding acetylglutamate/acetylaminoadipate kinase, with translation MTVVLKIGGARAVNPAGAVADVAELVAEGERVVVVHGGSTAVDDTLDQLGEEPEYVESPSGVVGRFTDERTMEVFEMVLPGKLNTDLTASLRAAGVDALGLSGVDGGLLTGPRKSAVRVVEDGKKKIRRGEHSGKIESVNADLLETLLDGGYTPVVTVPMLADDGVPVNADADRAAAAVAGALGAELVVLTDVPGVLADPEDDSTLIERAETPDELDSIESAAEGFMGKKVMAAKEALSGGASEVIVATANADSPVLAALDGSGTHILPAALETEATA, from the coding sequence ATGACGGTCGTCCTCAAGATCGGCGGCGCGCGTGCCGTGAACCCGGCGGGTGCGGTCGCGGACGTCGCCGAACTCGTCGCCGAGGGCGAGCGGGTCGTCGTGGTTCACGGCGGTTCGACCGCGGTCGACGACACCCTCGACCAGCTCGGCGAGGAGCCCGAGTACGTCGAGAGTCCCTCCGGCGTCGTCGGGCGGTTCACCGACGAGCGCACGATGGAGGTCTTCGAGATGGTTCTGCCCGGGAAACTCAACACCGACCTCACGGCGTCGCTGCGGGCGGCGGGCGTGGACGCGCTCGGCCTCTCCGGGGTGGACGGTGGACTGCTCACCGGCCCGCGGAAGTCCGCGGTCAGGGTTGTCGAGGACGGCAAGAAGAAGATCCGGCGGGGCGAGCACTCCGGGAAGATCGAGTCGGTGAACGCCGACCTGCTCGAAACGCTGCTCGACGGGGGCTATACTCCTGTAGTGACGGTGCCGATGCTCGCCGACGACGGCGTCCCCGTGAACGCCGACGCCGACCGGGCGGCCGCGGCGGTCGCGGGCGCGCTCGGCGCGGAGCTCGTTGTGCTCACCGACGTCCCCGGCGTGCTCGCCGACCCCGAGGACGACTCGACGCTCATCGAGCGTGCGGAGACGCCCGACGAACTCGATTCGATCGAAAGCGCGGCGGAAGGGTTCATGGGCAAGAAGGTGATGGCGGCGAAGGAGGCGCTCTCCGGTGGGGCGAGTGAAGTGATCGTGGCGACCGCGAACGCCGATTCGCCCGTGCTCGCGGCGCTCGACGGTAGCGGGACCCACATCCTCCCCGCGGCGCTCGAAACGGAGGCGACGGCATGA
- a CDS encoding aspartate aminotransferase family protein, whose translation MSNFIHSEKPIRIAHGDGVYLYDTDGTEYLDCGASYACTPLGHSHPAVDEAVHDQVDRLTFVQASYPVDARDRAFDALAAAAPDGLENVWLCNSGTEANEAALKFARSATGRSKIVATMQGFHGRTMGALATTWNSDYRDPFEPLIGDVEFVPYGDSEALAEAVDDETAAVIVEPIQGEGGINVPTDGYLAAARECTADAGAALVFDEVQTGMGRTGTLWASQQAGVVPDVLTTAKGLANGLPAGTALCADWIADDHGPHNATFSGGPVVSAAVDATVSTLVEEEVPSNAGEVGEYLRAGLDTEIGDDVRDIRGEGLMIGIEVKRGANRALRDLALDTSLLALPAGRSVVRLLPPLVLDEDDADEVIDALSNVLGGES comes from the coding sequence ATGAGTAACTTCATCCACTCGGAGAAACCGATCCGGATCGCCCACGGCGACGGTGTCTACCTCTACGATACCGATGGGACCGAGTACCTCGACTGTGGCGCGAGCTACGCGTGTACACCGCTCGGGCACAGCCACCCCGCCGTCGACGAGGCGGTCCACGACCAGGTCGACCGGCTGACGTTCGTCCAGGCCTCCTACCCCGTCGACGCGCGCGACCGGGCGTTCGACGCGCTCGCCGCCGCGGCCCCCGATGGGTTGGAGAACGTCTGGCTCTGCAATTCCGGAACGGAGGCGAACGAGGCCGCACTGAAGTTCGCCCGGAGCGCCACTGGTCGGTCGAAGATCGTCGCCACGATGCAGGGCTTCCACGGCCGGACGATGGGCGCGCTCGCGACGACGTGGAACAGCGATTATCGTGATCCGTTCGAGCCGCTGATCGGCGACGTGGAGTTCGTGCCCTACGGGGATAGCGAGGCGCTCGCGGAGGCGGTCGACGACGAGACGGCAGCGGTGATCGTCGAACCCATCCAGGGCGAGGGCGGGATCAACGTTCCCACCGACGGCTACCTCGCGGCGGCGCGCGAGTGCACGGCGGACGCGGGCGCGGCGCTGGTCTTCGACGAGGTACAGACGGGGATGGGCCGGACGGGAACCCTCTGGGCCTCCCAGCAGGCCGGTGTCGTCCCGGACGTCCTCACGACCGCGAAGGGGCTGGCGAACGGCCTCCCCGCGGGGACGGCGCTCTGTGCCGACTGGATCGCCGACGACCACGGCCCGCACAACGCGACCTTCAGCGGCGGCCCGGTCGTGAGCGCCGCGGTCGACGCCACCGTCTCGACGCTGGTCGAAGAGGAGGTCCCGAGCAACGCTGGCGAGGTCGGTGAGTACCTCCGGGCGGGACTCGACACCGAGATCGGCGACGACGTCCGCGATATCCGGGGTGAAGGACTCATGATCGGTATCGAGGTCAAACGCGGCGCGAACCGCGCGCTCCGCGACCTCGCGCTCGACACGAGCCTCCTCGCGCTCCCCGCCGGGCGCTCGGTGGTCCGTCTCCTCCCGCCGCTGGTCCTCGACGAGGACGACGCGGACGAGGTCATCGACGCGCTCTCGAACGTGCTCGGGGGCGAGTCGTGA